CCGGCCCCGCCCTCGCCTGGGTGCCGGCCGGGTGGAGCTCGACCCGCAAGGCGAAGGCGTCGCCGTCGCCGAGCAGGTGCTCCACCGTGGCCTCCATCTGGGTCCCGCCTCGGAGCACCAGGCCGATCCCGGTCCAGATGCGCGCGCCCGGCCCCGCCGATCGAAGCGGCCACGTGATGCCCGCTCCGGTGAGGAGCCAGAGCTCGTCGGTGAGGACGATCCGCCACTCGCCCGCGCCGTGCAGCGCCGCCCCGTCCGGGCCTGATGCGCTGACCGCCGTCGCGAGCGCCACGAGCGCCGGGTCGACGATGCGCGAGACGCTCACCTCCACCGACTGTCCCACCCGCAGGGGATCTCCCCGCGATGCCTCGGCGAAGAGCGAGACGCTGGTCTCCAGCGCTCGCCCGTGCCGCGGGTCGCGTTGGACGATGGCGAGCGTCACGCGGGATGGCCATGCCGATGCCCAGCGGTCTCGCCGGTGCAGGCTCCCGCCCAGAGGGTCGGTCACGGTACGTCTCTCGTCGACGACGCTCGCACGGGCGGACGCCTCCCATCGCCAGGCCGTCCCCCAGACCTCCCCGGCGTGCCGGTAGGTGACCTCCAGCGACGCGGCCAGGTAGCGCCCGCTGCAGCGCACCAAGGCGGGGCAGGCCGACGAGTCCAGTGCACCGCTCTCCACCCGCCACGTCAGGCGCCACCGGCCCGCTTGGAAGGCCTGGGTGAGGGCGGGAGGCGGCAGGACCTCCGCGCGGCAGATCGCCGGCGGGCCCATCGTCGCCAGCACCGCCACCACGCTCGCACCGACGCTGCGCCAGCGCGCGGGAGCCGGCGCCCTCACAGCCGCGCTCGCCCCTCCCGCACGGGCCCGACCCCCGTCTGCGCTCGCTCGAGCAGGCGGTGACGGGCCTTAAGCCGTCCTACGGCCTGCATGAGGGGCGACCGGGCGAGAAAGCCCGAGGGCGGGCCCTCGTCTTGGAGCCTCAGGAAGAGCACGACCCCCGTCCACCGCTCCTCGAAGCGCGCCCGGCTCCAGACCCGCGCACCCTGGCTGGGGTCCGCCAGGTAGGCGGCCCATGGCTCCAGGGCGGCTACCACGGTGAAGTGAGGCCGCCCCACGTCGACGAGGGCCACCACCGGCTCCTCGTAGCGCTCGAAGTAGCGCAGCAGGTCGTCCCACGTGCTGAGGACGGGGTAGCTGCGGACGCCCCAAGGCGCCACTGCCCGGCCGATGTCCGAGACGGAGGCCGAGGCCTCGCCGTCCTGGCCCGTGGCGGCCCGGATCAGCTGAGCCTCGTCCACCTCCAGCCCCAAGGCCCCCAGCACGGTGGACGCCGCGGCGTAGCCACAGGATTGGTCGGTGCCCTGGCGCACCACGCCCTGGAAGCGAAGGGCGTGGACCGGCACCGCAGGGCGAGCGCCGGCGGCCGGCGGTGCGAGCATGGCGAGGGTCGCGAACGTTAGCACCCCTATCAGTCTCGCCACGACAAATGCCCCACCTTCGCCTTGCTCCTCACTGGGAGACATCGATCGCGCGTCCCGGCATGGATGTCTGGATCGACTGGCGTGACTTTAGTCTAACTATCGCTGCCCAGCTACGGCAACGGTGCA
This genomic interval from Limnochorda sp. LNt contains the following:
- a CDS encoding cysteine peptidase family C39 domain-containing protein: MARLIGVLTFATLAMLAPPAAGARPAVPVHALRFQGVVRQGTDQSCGYAAASTVLGALGLEVDEAQLIRAATGQDGEASASVSDIGRAVAPWGVRSYPVLSTWDDLLRYFERYEEPVVALVDVGRPHFTVVAALEPWAAYLADPSQGARVWSRARFEERWTGVVLFLRLQDEGPPSGFLARSPLMQAVGRLKARHRLLERAQTGVGPVREGRARL